The Leisingera daeponensis DSM 23529 genome includes the window GCTGAACGCGCGGATTTTTGAGTACAAGAAGCCGGTGATCAGCTTCATGCAGGGCTTCACCATGGGCGGCGGCGTCGGGATCGGCTGCCACGGCACCCACCGGGTGGTCGGCGAAAGCAGCCAGATCGCCATGCCGGAGGTGGGCATCGGCCTGGTGCCGGATGTGGGCGGCTCGCTGATGCTGGCCCTGGCCCCGGATCACTTGGGCGAATACCTCGGCATGACGGCAGCGCGGATGGGCGCGGAGGACGCGATCCTCGCAGGCTTTGCCGACTATTTCATTCCGCAGGACGGCTGGCCCGCGCTGGTTGCCGGGCTGGAAGAGACCGGGAGTGCCAAACTGGTCGAGGACGCCGCCCAACCCGCCCCGGAAGGCACCCTGCGCGGGGTCCGCGAGGATGCCGCGAAGCATTTTGGCAAGGACAGCCTGGAAGACATCCGGCAAAGCCTTGAGGCGGACGGCAGCGGCTTTGCCGCCGCTGCGCTGAAAGCGCTGAACCGCAATTCTCCGCTGTCGATGGCCTGCACGCTGGAGATGCTGCGCCGCCTGCGCGCCGATGGACCCGCCATCCGCCGCGCGCTGGACCTGGAATACCGCTATACCTTCCGCGCCATGGAAAAGGGCGATTTCCTGGAAGGCATCCGCGCCCAGATCATTGACAAGGACCGCAATCCGCAGTGGCAATACGCCGGCCAGCCGGTTCCCGCCTCGGCGGTTGAGGACATGCTGGCGCCGCTCGGCGCGGATGCGCTGACATTTGAGGAGGAACTCGCATGAAGATCGGATTTATCGGACTTGGCAACATGGGCGGCCCGATGGCCGCAAACCTGGCCAAGGCGGGCCACCAGGTGACCGGCTTTGACATGGCCGATGTCAGCATCGAGGGCGTGACCATGGCGGCTTCCGGCCCCGAGGCCGCAGCGGGTGCCGATGCGGTGATCACCATGCTGCCCAACGGCGCCATCCTGCGCCTTGTTGCGGCTGAGGTGATCCCGGCGATGGCCAAGGGCGCGACCCTGATCGACTGCTCCACCGTCGACGTGGACTCCGCCCGCGCGGTTGCCGCTCAGGCTGCGGATGCGGGCCTGATGTTCGTGGACGCGCCGGTCTCCGGCGGCATCGGCGGCGCTGCGGGCGGCACGCTCACCTTCATGGCCGGCGGCAGCGCCGAAGCCTTCGCCAAGGCCGAGCCGCTGTTCGACATCATGGGCCAGAAGGCCGTGCATTGCGGCGAGGCCGGCGCAGGCCAGGCTGCGAAAATCTGCAACAACATGATCCTCGGCGTCACCATGATCGCCACCTGCGAGGCGTTTGCCCTGGCCGACAAGCTGGGTCTGGACCGGCAGAAGATGTTCGATGTGGTTTCCACCTCCTCCGGCTACAGCTGGAGCATGAACGCCTATTGCCCGGCCCCCGGTGTCGGCCCGCAGTCGCCCGCCGACAACAACTACCGGCCCGGCTTCGCGGCGGAGCTGATGCTCAAGGATCTGGGCCTCAGCCAGCAGGCCGCCGCCAGCGCCGATGCAGACACCCCGATGGGCGAGCTGGCAATGGCGCTCTACAAGAAGTTCGTCGAGGAAGAAGGCGGCAAGGGCATGGACTTCTCCGCCATGCTGCCCCGGTTCGAAAAGCGCGGCCGCGAAGGCTGACGCCCGCGCGCCGTCTCCCGCCCCTTGCACAACCATCACGGTTCCAGGCCGGCCCTCCGCACAGGGCCGGCCTGCAGCTTTTCTGCGCTCCGCACAGGTGCCTAGAGGTTTATAAAACATCCGGATTTAGACGCCGCCGCGCCACAGTTCTGTCCAACTTCTCCATCATTCCGGTAAGCGACCGTAAAAACCCAGCACAGCCGGAGGCAGACTGGACGTCATGGCAACCGCAACGGAACTGAGCATCGACACTACCGCCAGCGCTTTGCAGATGGCAGAGGAAATTTTCGGCGACGGCGTCACGGTGACCAGCGCCGCCTACAGCGGCGATGCGCTGTCCTCGGGCATCTATTCCGGCGCGGATACCACCACGCCGGGGGTGGCGCCTGCGGATTCCGGCGTGATCCTGTCAACCGGCTACGCCCGCGACTTCACCAACAGCGACGGCAGCACCAACACCAACCAGCGGACCGATACCACCACCAACACCGCCGGTGTGGACGGGGATGCAGATTTCAACGCGCTGGCGGGCACCCAGACCTTTGACGCTTCCATTCTCGAGGTCGAATTCATCCCCGACGGCGACACGCTGACCATAGACTTCGTGCTCTCCTCCGAGGAGTACCCGGAGTTCGTGAACTCACAGTACAACGACGTGATCGGCGTCTGGGTGAACGGGGTCGAGGCGAAGGTCTCCATCGGCGACGGCACCGCCTCGATCGGCAATATCAACGACGGCAGCGAGAACATCTACGTCGACAACACCGGCGACGGCTTCAATACGGAGATGGACGGCTTCACCATCACCCTGACATTTGTCGCGCCGGTGAACGCGGGTGAGGTCAACACCCTGAAAATCGGTGTCGCGGACACCTCCGACGTCGCCTATGATACCAACCTGCTGATTGCGGGCGGTTCGGTGCAGACCGCGATTGTTGCCGAAGACGATCAGGAAGACATCGCCATCGGCAAGACCAGGGTCATAGATGTCCTGGAAAACGACAGCACCGCCGCCGGCGGCACGCTGAGCATCACCCATATCAACGACCACGCGGTCTCTGCGGGCGATACCGTCACACTGGCCACAGGCCAGCAGATCACCCTGAACGCCGATGGCACCCTTACCGTGGTCGCCGACGGCGACCTGGAAACCGTCCATTTCAACTACACCGCGGACAACGGCGAGGGCAATTCCGACACTGGCCTGGTGGAGATCAAACAGACCGTCCCCTGCTTTCTGCGCGGCACCCTGATCCGGGTGCCCGGCGGCGAGGTTCCGGTCGAGGATCTGCGCCCCGGCATGGAGGTCCTGACCTTGGACAACGGCCCGCAGGTGCTGCAATGGACCGGCAGCCGCCGCACCGCCTGCACGGCCCGCACCGCCCCGATCCGCTTCGCCGCAGGCAGTTTTGGCAACAGCTGCGACCTCTATGTCTCGCCCCAGCACCGCATGGTCGTCTCCGGCCCGCTGGCCGAGCTGCTGTTTGGCGAACCCGAAGTCCTGGTCAAGGCCAAGGACCTGGTCAACGGAACCACCATCCGCCCGGCGCTGGAGCTGGAACAGGCGGACTATTTCCACCTGCTGTTCGGCAGCCATCAGATTCTCTGGGCCAACGGCGCCCTCAGCGAAAGCTATCAGCCCGGTCCGGAAACCGCGGCCGGCTTTGACGCGGAAACGCAGGCGGAAATCCGCGAGTTGTTCCCTGAACTGTGCGCAAAAAGCGGCCGCGGCTTCGGCACCGCCGCGCGGCTGTCGCTGCGCGGCTTCGAAGCGCGGGTTATTGCC containing:
- a CDS encoding enoyl-CoA hydratase/isomerase family protein, with product MSDIHIRKSGQAGRITFTRPKALNAMSYEMCMAIDAAMRAWADDDAVKLVVIDAEGDKAFCAGGDIAELYDTGTKGDYSYGRTFWRDEYRLNARIFEYKKPVISFMQGFTMGGGVGIGCHGTHRVVGESSQIAMPEVGIGLVPDVGGSLMLALAPDHLGEYLGMTAARMGAEDAILAGFADYFIPQDGWPALVAGLEETGSAKLVEDAAQPAPEGTLRGVREDAAKHFGKDSLEDIRQSLEADGSGFAAAALKALNRNSPLSMACTLEMLRRLRADGPAIRRALDLEYRYTFRAMEKGDFLEGIRAQIIDKDRNPQWQYAGQPVPASAVEDMLAPLGADALTFEEELA
- the mmsB gene encoding 3-hydroxyisobutyrate dehydrogenase, yielding MKIGFIGLGNMGGPMAANLAKAGHQVTGFDMADVSIEGVTMAASGPEAAAGADAVITMLPNGAILRLVAAEVIPAMAKGATLIDCSTVDVDSARAVAAQAADAGLMFVDAPVSGGIGGAAGGTLTFMAGGSAEAFAKAEPLFDIMGQKAVHCGEAGAGQAAKICNNMILGVTMIATCEAFALADKLGLDRQKMFDVVSTSSGYSWSMNAYCPAPGVGPQSPADNNYRPGFAAELMLKDLGLSQQAAASADADTPMGELAMALYKKFVEEEGGKGMDFSAMLPRFEKRGREG
- a CDS encoding choice-of-anchor L domain-containing protein, with product MATATELSIDTTASALQMAEEIFGDGVTVTSAAYSGDALSSGIYSGADTTTPGVAPADSGVILSTGYARDFTNSDGSTNTNQRTDTTTNTAGVDGDADFNALAGTQTFDASILEVEFIPDGDTLTIDFVLSSEEYPEFVNSQYNDVIGVWVNGVEAKVSIGDGTASIGNINDGSENIYVDNTGDGFNTEMDGFTITLTFVAPVNAGEVNTLKIGVADTSDVAYDTNLLIAGGSVQTAIVAEDDQEDIAIGKTRVIDVLENDSTAAGGTLSITHINDHAVSAGDTVTLATGQQITLNADGTLTVVADGDLETVHFNYTADNGEGNSDTGLVEIKQTVPCFLRGTLIRVPGGEVPVEDLRPGMEVLTLDNGPQVLQWTGSRRTACTARTAPIRFAAGSFGNSCDLYVSPQHRMVVSGPLAELLFGEPEVLVKAKDLVNGTTIRPALELEQADYFHLLFGSHQILWANGALSESYQPGPETAAGFDAETQAEIRELFPELCAKSGRGFGTAARLSLRGFEARVIAAA